In the Callospermophilus lateralis isolate mCalLat2 chromosome 7, mCalLat2.hap1, whole genome shotgun sequence genome, cTGACTCACTTTTCTCTCTCCTGGTACTTTCAAGAACCAATCCATAATACTCTGAAAATATAAGTACTCTTTTTGTAGTGGAGAGAAAGCCACACCCATTAGGTACCTTTAGTCCAGGAGGCAAGTGGTCTCTGTTCCATGTGCTACCTATTGCCCACATGCCTTGCGGGCAATGGAATTGAGATCAATCTGTGGGGCTTAGGCTGGCAATGAAAAGACCACAGAAACACAAATGTACTGTTTTCACAAAGCAGGGATTTGGGTCAAATCTATGACCTTAGGGGTCCTCCTCCATGTCACAAGGCAAGAGAGCAAGAGACAGAGGGTGCACCTGGAAACCCTCTATTTGTAAGAGAAAAGACATGTaatagaatattccacccaaataagaCAGAGGATAGTGTTTCAAAGGAGTTGTTGCCCCATCCCATTGGTTAAAGCTCAAGCCCAGACTTGAGGCACTTCCTTGCCAAGTGGAGGCAAAGGCCCCCAGCTTTGCACAATGTGTGGCATGTGATGCCCGTCCAGTACCCCCATTACCCATGAGTGGGGGTCTTAGCTCATGCTCAGGGAAGCTCCCAACAACTGACTTTATTTTTGTGACAGTTACGTAGTAAACTGGAATTCACATAATGCAATCATCAGAGACTTAGACTGCATGGAAGGTGATTTTGGAACAATTAGTTCTCTCTCAGGCTTTGTTTATGCATCTTTAAGATCAGAATTCTTCCAACCAGGACTCAGAATCCTGGAAAGGTGAAGACAAAGTAAATACTGAACCAGGAATTGTGCCTGACACAGTTGAGGCTCTCAATTTCTTGAATTCAGTGCTACAATCCATGTTTTGGTTGGTGATGAAAAGTACATCTGAGAGTCTGTAACTCCATAGTtccgttcttttttattttattgttctttttagatatacatgacagtagagtatattttggcaaattatacatgcttgaagtataatttattctaatgaggattctattcttgtggttgcacatgatgtgaagttaccctggtcatgtattcaaataCAGAGCTAAGAAAGCCATATctgattttattggttcttttctgTCACCTTGAGCTATAGTTGAAGAGACGTTAGTgttttaagaattatttttcatttttattttattgaggttGAGTTCTCACAAAGAGAGCCCAGTATATAATGTGTGATGTAGTTACATTTACAATGTTGTGGTACAATTACCCCCATTCACCttgtttcaaacatttaatccctGCCTGGAAGAAAACCAAGTATCTGATAAGCAGATACTGACTCTCATGCCCTCCAAGGTCCTGGCAATGACATTTCTCCTTTCTTATTCTAAGATTTCCAGTTGTTGGATACATCATATGAATGTAGTTAAAGCACATGTGAATTTTCATGTTTGACTTTATTTACTTCACTTATCATTTTTGAGGTTCATTCATGTTGCAGCCGTTGCAACCTGTGTCAATACTTCATTTTTATGGCAGAGTGATATTTAAACATACATCTAGACGTTATATATAGTTGTATATTTGCTTACATGAATATATCTATATGTACCTGTGCTTACTCAGGAAGGTAAACATACAAATACATAcacatttgtttatccattcttcccttgatggacatttgagtttTCATCTCTGTCCTTGTGTGAATAgtgatgacattaacattcatGAAAAATTGTTTAAGTATCTGTTTTCAATTCTTGGGGCACTATAACTAGGAATGGAATTAGTAGATTATAGGGTAATTCTATGTTTAAATATTTACCAAACATCCAATTATTTTCTATACCTTCTATATCATTTTATATTCTTACCAAAACTCTGTGGGGTTTCTAATTTTCTCACATAATTACCAACAGTTATTGTCCCCCTCTTTTATAAATGAAGCCATTCTATTTGTGAAGTGCTATTACAAGGTATTTGGTGGGTTTAGTTGTTATTGTTGTAATGGTTTTGGTACAGGGAAATAAACTCCAAGGTGGTTCACCACTGATcttctgccatttttttttatgtagggccagagtctcactaaatttcccagggtgccctcaaacttgcaatccttttgcGTTAGTCTCCTGAGTCGCTTGAATATAAGCATGTatctatttttggaaaaaaaacaaagacatcaaTGTGCCTCTAATAGAATTTCATtgaaagaaattttaagaaatgCAAAGCTGGAAGAAAACTGACCCAGTATTAAGGTCTGAGATGCAATGTCAACTAAAAATTTATAGTATCAAATGAAACCAGATATagtgaaaattaataaaactatTGAACAAAACCCAGATgcctatacagaaaaaaaatccacaaagtaCTTGATAagtatttaatttgttttaagatactatttaatgttttaaataGTATCTTAATACTATTTAAAACtacttaatgtttttttttttttgttttgttttgttttggtcagAGGAGAAatgttatgaattagagaaaaaaaattaaggaatgtgtcaacTTTGCTTTAGATTAGTTTAGGCAGAAACTGACCTTTGTTTCTCCATTTAGTTTTTAGACTTTTAATTATTTGAGTGTCACCACTGATCAGCACCAAAGGACTGATTGTGCCATAACCATTGGCTAAGAGCATTTGAAGACCAAGCAGGATGGGGTCACTGGTACACACTGCACCTGTGAAGAAGGAGATGATGCAGTCCGCACAGTACAGGATCTCAAAGCAGCTGATGAGCAACAGGATGGTGTTAGTGGCCCTTTGTTCTGGGGAACTTCTTGGAGAAAAATGAGGGCTATGGAGATACTTGGATCTTTGTTTATATCTATGCAAGAAAAGTATCATATATGTACTGGAAAGAACCATAAGACCCAGAAATAGGAGATCTCTGAATGCCATGAAAGCAAGAAAGAAGGTCCTGCTCCTGTAGCTCATGAGCAGAAAGGAACAGTGCTCAGTGAGAAACAGAAGGCCAGGTTGGGTCTTATTGGGAGTCGCCACAGTGCAGAGGAGCAGGTTGCTGGAGAGGGACATGGTGAGGACCCATAAGAAGACAAATAGCCCCACAATGGGATTTGTGGATTTCAGTTTGAAGTGGGCCAACCAGGAGCCACTGGGGCTGATGGTGATGGCCTGAAGCACACTCAGGACACAGGTGGTGCAGATGGAGCGTCCCCTCATGACCCTGTTTAGGAAGGCAAGCACTTTGCATTTGAAGTCACCTGGAATGTCCTGTGTTTCCCAAATGTCTGCAGATACCAAAAGGCCCATGGTGAGGAGCATGAGGATGTGTGTTAGAGCCAGGTGGTTGACAGGGAGGTCGGTGAGCCTGGGCTTGATGCCCACAAAGACAGCAGCAGTGTGGAGACAAAGCAGAAAGGTGTTTGCTGAGATCCCAATGCCAGCCTGAGGATAGAAGGCATTTCTTATGACAACATAACTGAAATGTTGGTCCATCTTTATCAGTATCCTGGGAAGAAAAACAGGAGCATTTGACAGCAACACCTTTTTATTGCCATGCTTCCAGTCCATCTGCCACCTTTACAATGTCTAGAATCATGATTAACAACACATATCTTTGTAAAGAGGACAGGGTCTTATTCTTCACCTTAATTTCAAGTTAAGGGCTGGTTTGTGGTTCCAAGGTAGAGAACTGGCCTACCACGAATGGAGACCTGGCTTTATCCCAAACTCTAAAAcaggaaaaagtaaataaaatataaattaaaaataaattttggatggccgcgaagggagtgcagtaactccgagtactgcgtcactgtgagggaaaatgatgagttagaacggctaaaagctatctggttaggaatttccagcaaaattggggtgctccaaaacctagtggaaggattttcatcgcacgaggatcagcttcaggggctcaaaagcgagcgatttgtccgtacggagcgcttattgttcggcagatcgccctgcggctggagtctgcggagtgcactgggaaacgacgggctggtggcgcagagatacagcgatgctgattctgcgggctcctgccagctaggcatttgctgagctcggagctgaattctgggttggagacggggaaggaaacggtccagttcggttctccacaccggtcagaccacggaggaagccagcggccaccatcttggagagctgacgtcaccatccttgtttttgactgattgcagctctttcagctatagaacaggtaatttcaggctgacaattgtctgagtctcgcagacaaattgctcagacttagtgctaaataacacgcggaaactgcttcttggagcctgctcctatcagaacacgcaccgagcccggagtggcggagctccggctaccggagctgctctggcccagggctatagaacccgcggaaactgcttcttggagcctgctcctgtcggagcatgcaccaagtccggagaggctgaattctggctcccggaactgctctggcccagggataaagaacccgcggaaactgtctctcggtccgggtcctgctgaatactgtgaaggccagaggggcggagcagagccgccgccagagcccggaacaggcccagcaacctgccggcgtggtgtcgcgtcgccccggctagagcaggggccgaacagagccgccgccagagcccggaacaggcacagcgacccgccggcgtggtgtcgcgtcgctccggctagagcaggggccgaacagagccgccgccagagcccggaacaggcacagcgacccgccggcgtggtgtcgcgtcgctccggctagagcaggggccgaacagagccgccgccagagcccggaacaggcacagcgacccgccggcgtggtgtcgcgtcgctccggctagagcaggggccgaacagagccgccgccagagcccggaacaggcacagcgacccgccggcgtggtgtcgcgtcgctccggctagagcgggggccgaacagagccgccgccagagcccggaacaggcacagcgacccgtcggcgtggtgtcgcgtcgctccggctagagcgggggccgaacagagccgccgccagagcccggaacaggcacagcgacccgccggcgtggtgtcgcgtcgctccggctagagcaggggccgaacagagccgccgccggggcccggagcaggcccagcgacccgccggcgtggtgtcgcgtcgctccggctggagcgggggccgatcagagccgccgcctgcgcccggaacaggcccagcgacccgccggcgtggtgtcgcgtcgctccggctggagcgggggccgaacagagccgccgccagagcccagaacaggcccagcgacccgccggcgtggtgtcgcgtcgctccggctagagcgggggccgaacagagccgctgccagagcccggaataggcccagcgacccgccggcgtggttgtcaagaatccccaactggagtagggggaaagcagatcctccacccgcgtccgcaaggtaggcaggcctgtgacagtctggcagaacagccccagcggcctgccggcgtggtagacacgtcacaccacttgggggaggggcagagcagagccgctccccgagcctggatcaggcccagcggcccgccagcgtggcagtcacatcactccatttggagtaggggcagagcagagccgcagcccgcgcccagaacaggcacagcgacctgccggggaggtagtcacgacaacccaattggagaaggggcagagcagagccgccgcccacgcctgcaagatagtcagatccgcgactaactggtggaacaggcccaggggttcacggacgtggtgacgtggtagacacgtcacaccaataggaggaagggcagagcagagccgctgcccgcgcctccaaggtaggcagacctgcgaccgaccggcagaacagtcccagcggcccaccagcgtggtagacagatcaccccaattggaggaggagcagagctgccgcccgcccctgcaagggagacttttcaactatacaagagcaatataaatatatagggggaaaaatttcaaaaacacaatagtttcactaagcagaaagaaacacgagcaatatgaaaagacaaggaaagaaaggaccacaagcaatgcaggtcaactcaactttagaagaggttatagctgcagcagatggaatgtcagataaagaattcaggatatacatgctgcaaatgatctgg is a window encoding:
- the LOC143404244 gene encoding putative vomeronasal receptor-like protein 4 — encoded protein: MRSSLRLPHQRRRSCRWLRPAPVPLPPAPAGSRAVVAAPPAPAPPLAGIGISANTFLLCLHTAAVFVGIKPRLTDLPVNHLALTHILMLLTMGLLVSADIWETQDIPGDFKCKVLAFLNRVMRGRSICTTCVLSVLQAITISPSGSWLAHFKLKSTNPIVGLFVFLWVLTMSLSSNLLLCTVATPNKTQPGLLFLTEHCSFLLMSYRSRTFFLAFMAFRDLLFLGLMVLSSTYMILFLHRYKQRSKYLHSPHFSPRSSPEQRATNTILLLISCFEILYCADCIISFFTGAVCTSDPILLGLQMLLANGYGTISPLVLISGDTQIIKSLKTKWRNKGQFLPKLI